Proteins encoded within one genomic window of Gallus gallus isolate bGalGal1 chromosome 1, bGalGal1.mat.broiler.GRCg7b, whole genome shotgun sequence:
- the THAP5 gene encoding THAP domain-containing protein 5 translates to MPRYCAASYCKNRGGQSARDQRKLSFYPFPLHDKERLEKWLRNMKRDAWTPSKHQLLCSDHFTPDSLDVRWGIRYLKHTAVPTIFSSPDDEEKGSSQNSPQEIRREDQEETTKNVESKKVPVSLELCTPKKSSVTAENPDKKAEVICSTVLNKSLQVQKLQLENREDFEADSIILDNSSQQHIHQPEPVLMAAAVQNVEATDVHASVEVPVSCTATVLQFSDPDYLNSSLKLKNTLGSITDYTLENPNSHVVGCSVEVQPATENAVLVNAVTQTIEQLSGSEESVIAIIVPAESPKEPEIINRSFLPIKQEFLDTEEAETDNSLHMNAYNGLEILQTEHSYCKQDIDREHLWQKISKLHSKITLLEMQEVKTLGRLRSLEALIGQLKQENLLSEEKLKIVENCFTTLEVTMIQ, encoded by the exons ATTTCCGCTTCATGATAAAGAGAGACTTGAGAAATGGTTGCGGAATATGAAACGCGATGCGTGGACTCCAAGTAAGCACCAGCTTCTGTGCAGTGATCATTTTACCCCTGATTCCCTTGATGTGAGATGGGGTATCAGATACTTGAAACATACAGCTGTGCCAACAATTTTCTCTTCCCCGGATGATGAG gaaAAAGGCTCTTCTCAAAACAGCCCACAAGAGATAAGGAGAGAAGACCAGGAAGAAACCACTAAAAATGTAGAGTCCAAGAAAGTACCTGTATCACTTGAACTTTGTACACCAAAGAAAAGTTCTGTAACTGCAGAAAACCCAgataaaaaagcagaagtaatttGCTCAACTGTGTTGAATAAGTCTTTACAAGTGCAGAAACTACAACTTGAAAACAGAGAAGACTTTGAAGCAGACAGTATCATTCTTGATAATTCATCTCAGCAGCATATACATCAACCTGAGCCTGTTTTAATGGCAGCAGCAGTCCAGAATGTGGAAGCTACTGATGTTCATGCGTCTGTAGAAGTTCCAGTAAGTTGTACAGCTACAGTCTTGCAATTTTCTGACCCTGACTACTTGAATTCAtctctgaaactgaaaaatactttggGTTCAATTACTGACTATACACTTGAAAATCCGAACTCTCATGTTGTAGGCTGTTCTGTTGAAGTGCAGCCAGcaactgaaaatgcagttttggtCAATGCAGTCACACAAACTATTGAACAACTGAGTGGAAGTGAGGAATCTGTCATTGCTATCATCGTACCAGCTGAGAGTCCAAAAGAGCCTGAAATAATAAACAGATCTTTCCTGCCTATTAAACAAGAGTTTCTTGACACAGAAGAAGCGGAAACAGATAATTCTCTGCATATGAATGCATATAATGGACTTGAAATATTGCAAACTGAGCATTCATACTGCAAACAAGACATAGACAGAGAGCATCTGTGGCAAAAAATTTCAAAGCTCCACTCTAAGATAACTCTACTCGAAATGCAGGAGGTAAAAACTCTGGGGAGACTCAGGTCCTTGGAAGCTCTTATTGGACAACTGAAGCAAGAAAACctactttctgaagaaaagctcAAGATTGTAGAAAACTGCTTCACAACACTTGAAGTGACTATGATACAGTAA